DNA from Cetobacterium somerae ATCC BAA-474:
CACTATAATCTTTAAAATTATTAGTCTCATAGTAGTGTTGAAATAATAACTTAAAGGCTATTTTTAAAAATGTAATATCTCCATAAAAATCAGAAGTTTCTATAAAGTTTTTCAGATTAGTTGGAGAAAACTTTTCAGGTTCATATTTTAAATAGTAGCTCTCTAAAGTTACTAAACGAAGATTTTCAAGGTCAGTAAAAAAGGCTTTATCTAAGTTGTCTAATAATGGGTTAGCAATGTTTAGACAATTTAAAGCAGCTTCTTTATTATTAGATATTAGATAGAGTCTAGCTTCTAAAAGGTTTTTTAGAATTAAAACATTTTTTTGATAACTTTCAGGTTGATCTTTTAATAGAGGTGTAATTTTATTCAAATATTTAAATCCCTCTGTAGTGTTATTTAAGAAACCAAAATTTTCACCTAAATAAAGATATATTGAGATTGCAGTTCTTGAAACATTGGGAAAATCTTTGTTTTCAATATCAATATCTTGAAGTATTTTAATAGAGGTTTCATGCCCACCTAAGCTATTAAAAATAGAAGATAAAGATATTTTTGCTCTAATGATATCATGCTCAGAATTAAGTTCTTCAGCTAAATTCAGATATTCCATAGTAAGCTTTATAGAGTTAACAATATTTCCAGAAGTAGCATCTAAAACTCTAAGTTTATTTAAAGTAAAAAGTCTAGCTTTAGGAGAGAGCTCTCCGCTATTTAGAACTTTTTTTAGAATATAAGCTCCAATATTTTGTCTAGAACGAAGATTTAAAAGAACTCTATTATTTTCAGCAATCTCCTCATATTTAGAAGAGTATTGATTTTTAGGTATTTTTTGAAATTTATCCCATACCTCTTTTTCTAAAGGAATAAGTTTATCAAAATCAATAGAACTGTTACTAACAGTAATTCTTTTTAA
Protein-coding regions in this window:
- a CDS encoding GGDEF domain-containing protein, with translation MKIKSYNIFAALSVVLVVISLIFYLVIKNNRLKEEESSFLKRITVSNSSIDFDKLIPLEKEVWDKFQKIPKNQYSSKYEEIAENNRVLLNLRSRQNIGAYILKKVLNSGELSPKARLFTLNKLRVLDATSGNIVNSIKLTMEYLNLAEELNSEHDIIRAKISLSSIFNSLGGHETSIKILQDIDIENKDFPNVSRTAISIYLYLGENFGFLNNTTEGFKYLNKITPLLKDQPESYQKNVLILKNLLEARLYLISNNKEAALNCLNIANPLLDNLDKAFFTDLENLRLVTLESYYLKYEPEKFSPTNLKNFIETSDFYGDITFLKIAFKLLFQHYYETNNFKDYSDLAKDYDEYLERVSVANNKVFSLYLIENIEHERFARENEKLYKNIAFLIISMVLILGVAYKRILYLDKKAKIDALTTIGNRLAFKEDINSLKSSNEYSMLLFDIDNFKKINDTYGHEFGDEVLSTIGKILKTIENKEISIYRVGGEEFAILFAHFNESFAMESCEYIRKSVENIHWKYPITVTISGGFSKATENTYAECDKRLYKAKGSGKNMIIYQDINEGDVK